The following are encoded in a window of Kitasatospora sp. NBC_01250 genomic DNA:
- a CDS encoding MFS transporter produces MTRTASPVAPPSQERRVALRALWIATFASAAGTGLVYPVTAIHIATDLRLGVPAVALFYGTLAVAASACGPVGGALTARFGAPVTALAGGSCQIAGWAAMAFASSVAQVMVVAVLCGVGGSLFFPALFGTIVAGIPEERRKRTFGFRYTVLNLGIAAGAALSGLLVVRVAPAVLFLANSASYLPLILWVRRNGGGTREQHPENGGAGAGRPRVWSRAFGIALVVTFLMSAFGAVQLESTVPLVLRRLAGQSLSMVTTVTVVNAVAVVVLQRVLRSRVDRFSDAGAVAAGAGCWTAAYALGLAAAGLGDGRPLLGKAVLVCFAVVFAAGEVVAASALTPMIVGLVAQGAAARATGTSGSAWSLGTLAGPAMGAAAVARAGPEGSWGVLAAGGTCALLLCLMLRSHTAGRPERN; encoded by the coding sequence ATGACACGGACGGCTTCCCCCGTCGCCCCGCCGTCGCAGGAGCGGCGGGTGGCCCTGCGGGCCCTGTGGATCGCGACCTTCGCGTCCGCGGCGGGCACGGGCCTGGTCTACCCGGTCACCGCGATCCACATCGCCACGGACCTGCGGCTCGGGGTCCCGGCGGTGGCACTCTTCTACGGCACGCTGGCGGTGGCCGCCAGTGCCTGCGGCCCGGTCGGGGGCGCGCTGACCGCCCGCTTCGGCGCGCCGGTGACGGCGCTCGCCGGTGGCTCGTGCCAGATCGCGGGCTGGGCGGCGATGGCGTTCGCCTCCTCCGTGGCGCAGGTCATGGTGGTGGCGGTGCTGTGCGGTGTGGGCGGATCGCTCTTCTTCCCCGCCCTGTTCGGCACGATCGTGGCGGGCATCCCGGAGGAGCGGCGGAAGCGGACCTTCGGCTTCCGGTACACCGTGCTCAACCTCGGGATCGCCGCCGGGGCGGCGCTGTCCGGGCTCCTCGTCGTGCGCGTGGCGCCCGCCGTCCTCTTCCTGGCCAACTCCGCGAGCTACCTCCCGCTGATCCTCTGGGTCCGGCGCAACGGCGGCGGGACCCGGGAGCAGCACCCCGAGAACGGCGGCGCCGGCGCGGGGCGGCCGCGCGTGTGGTCGCGCGCCTTCGGCATCGCGCTGGTCGTGACCTTCCTGATGTCGGCCTTCGGCGCGGTGCAACTGGAGTCCACCGTTCCGCTCGTCCTGCGGCGGCTCGCCGGGCAGAGCCTGTCCATGGTCACGACGGTGACCGTGGTGAACGCCGTCGCCGTCGTCGTGCTGCAGCGCGTGCTGCGGTCGCGGGTGGACCGGTTCAGCGACGCCGGTGCGGTCGCCGCGGGGGCCGGGTGCTGGACGGCCGCCTACGCGCTGGGCCTGGCAGCGGCCGGCCTCGGTGACGGTCGGCCGCTGCTCGGCAAGGCCGTGCTGGTCTGCTTCGCGGTGGTCTTCGCCGCGGGGGAGGTGGTGGCCGCCTCCGCCCTGACCCCCATGATCGTCGGGCTGGTCGCCCAGGGGGCGGCCGCCCGGGCCACCGGGACCTCGGGCTCCGCCTGGAGCCTGGGCACCCTGGCCGGACCGGCGATGGGTGCCGCAGCGGTCGCCAGGGCCGGGCCCGAGGGAAGTTGGGGAGTCCTGGCGGCCGGGGGAACCTGCGCGCTGCTCCTCTGCCTGATGCTGCGCTCACACACCGCCGGTCGGCCGGAAAGGAACTGA
- a CDS encoding SAM-dependent methyltransferase has translation MDDTDLPPRLTRLTFHGPLSEARAARLTGRLSRATPTTVLDIGCGWGELMLRVLEATPGATGLGVDLNAVDLARGRDNARARGLADRVEFAEESAIGTAREPADLVLCLGASQALSDAEAPHHTVAALHALRRLVRPGGRVVLGEGFWQRPPTEAELAAMWPGAAASEHHDLAGLVDLAVAAGFRPSWIETADADEWEEFESGYQCDVEEWLAGRTGHPLAAETRERLDRHRASWLRGYRGVLGLAYLTLVPVL, from the coding sequence ATGGACGACACCGACCTTCCGCCGCGGCTGACCCGGCTCACCTTCCACGGCCCGCTCTCCGAGGCCCGCGCCGCCCGGCTGACCGGCAGGCTCAGCCGGGCCACGCCCACCACCGTGCTGGACATCGGCTGCGGCTGGGGCGAACTGATGCTCCGTGTCCTCGAAGCGACCCCCGGTGCCACCGGCCTCGGCGTCGATCTCAACGCCGTGGACCTCGCCCGGGGACGCGACAACGCCCGGGCCCGCGGGCTGGCCGACCGCGTCGAGTTCGCCGAGGAGTCGGCGATCGGCACCGCGCGCGAGCCCGCCGACCTGGTGCTCTGCCTGGGCGCGAGCCAGGCGCTCAGCGACGCCGAAGCGCCGCACCACACCGTCGCGGCGCTGCACGCACTGCGCCGGCTGGTCAGGCCGGGCGGGCGGGTGGTGCTCGGCGAGGGCTTCTGGCAGCGCCCGCCGACCGAGGCCGAACTCGCCGCCATGTGGCCGGGCGCCGCAGCTTCCGAGCACCACGACCTGGCCGGCCTGGTCGACCTCGCCGTCGCCGCCGGGTTCCGGCCCTCGTGGATCGAGACGGCCGATGCCGATGAGTGGGAGGAGTTCGAGTCGGGCTACCAGTGCGACGTGGAGGAGTGGCTGGCCGGCCGCACCGGCCACCCGCTCGCCGCCGAGACCCGGGAGCGGCTGGACCGTCACCGGGCGAGCTGGCTGCGCGGCTACCGAGGAGTGCTGGGCCTGGCCTACCTCACCCTGGTCCCCGTGCTCTGA
- a CDS encoding ADP-ribosylglycohydrolase family protein → MKQRSWNELTAYRARLRGCLLGGAIGDALGNPIEFLSLPEIRAKYGEHGVTGPVADGEGVIGRVTDDTQMTLFTASGWLSGYARAKAKGIGGAETTILRDAYLCWLETQTEPSPPPHQGLRHRTGWLREEQWLYARRAPGNACLSGLRQTHVPRLGDPLDGRPGPVNPHSKGCGTVMRSAPFGFTDRDAKAAFEAAAHCAQITHGHPTGYYAAGAFAALIHHLLDGVPLAAAVLLALDLLARYPGHQETTAALRAAYELATEGGEATAEKLQTLGAGWVAEEALAIAVYAALAPTRHQTFYVDQQGPHCHPSPPRTPIEAAFLLSVNHSGDSDSTGSICGNLLGAQYGDVCLPPDWLRRIEGRRAIAVLADDIAAEVAPGEQRSWIY, encoded by the coding sequence GTGAAGCAGCGCTCGTGGAACGAACTGACCGCCTACCGTGCGCGGCTGCGCGGCTGCCTGCTCGGCGGCGCGATCGGGGACGCCCTGGGCAACCCGATCGAGTTCCTGTCCCTGCCGGAGATCCGGGCCAAGTACGGCGAGCACGGCGTCACCGGTCCGGTCGCCGACGGCGAGGGGGTGATCGGCCGGGTCACCGACGACACCCAGATGACGCTCTTCACCGCCTCCGGCTGGCTGAGCGGCTACGCCCGCGCCAAGGCGAAGGGCATCGGCGGCGCGGAGACGACGATCCTGCGCGACGCCTACCTGTGCTGGCTGGAGACCCAGACCGAGCCGTCGCCGCCGCCGCACCAGGGGCTGCGCCACCGCACCGGATGGCTGCGCGAGGAGCAGTGGCTGTACGCCCGTCGGGCGCCCGGCAACGCCTGCCTGTCCGGCCTGCGGCAGACCCACGTCCCCCGCCTGGGCGATCCGCTCGACGGGCGGCCCGGACCGGTGAACCCGCACTCCAAGGGCTGCGGCACGGTCATGCGCTCCGCCCCCTTCGGCTTCACCGACCGGGACGCCAAGGCCGCCTTCGAAGCCGCGGCGCACTGCGCCCAGATCACCCACGGCCACCCCACCGGCTACTACGCCGCCGGCGCCTTCGCCGCCCTGATCCACCACCTGCTCGACGGTGTGCCGCTGGCCGCCGCCGTGCTGCTCGCCCTGGACCTGCTCGCCCGCTATCCCGGCCACCAGGAGACCACCGCCGCCCTGCGCGCGGCCTACGAGCTGGCCACCGAGGGCGGCGAGGCGACCGCGGAGAAGCTGCAGACGCTGGGCGCCGGCTGGGTCGCCGAGGAGGCCCTGGCCATCGCGGTCTACGCCGCGCTCGCGCCGACCCGGCATCAGACCTTCTACGTCGACCAGCAGGGCCCCCACTGCCACCCGAGCCCGCCGCGCACCCCGATCGAGGCGGCCTTCCTGCTCTCGGTCAACCACTCGGGCGACAGCGACTCCACCGGCTCGATCTGCGGCAACCTGCTCGGCGCCCAGTACGGCGACGTGTGCCTGCCGCCGGACTGGCTGCGCCGGATCGAGGGCCGGCGGGCGATCGCCGTGCTCGCGGACGACATCGCCGCCGAGGTGGCTCCGGGCGAGCAGCGCAGCTGGATCTACTGA
- a CDS encoding ParB/RepB/Spo0J family partition protein, whose translation MSSVAHIVTVRSTEYLPVGALRPGLSPRLAGEDEAHVRMLAECGARLPPILVQRSTLVVVDGMHRLRAAELRGDTRIEVSYVDGPDDEIFVRAVEENIAHGLPLSLSDRKAAAARILAVHPEWSDRMVAKTVGLSPKTAGVVRRRAAEEIPQLHTRIGQDGRSRPLRSVEPRRVAAELIASHPETSLREVARRTGVSMGTARRVRQELAAGGSAGQERVASTQRDGRTIVQALANDPSLRFSEAGRGLLRRLTANAIEPAEWEELLAAVPPHCVDLVAEIAADYGRAWNQFAKSLRSAEKRPAMGA comes from the coding sequence GTGAGCAGCGTCGCTCACATCGTCACAGTACGAAGCACGGAGTACCTGCCCGTCGGGGCGCTCCGGCCGGGACTCTCGCCCCGGCTCGCCGGGGAGGACGAGGCCCACGTCCGCATGCTCGCGGAGTGCGGGGCCCGGTTGCCCCCGATCCTCGTCCAGCGGAGCACCCTGGTGGTCGTGGACGGCATGCACCGGTTGCGTGCGGCCGAGTTGCGGGGCGACACCCGGATCGAGGTGAGCTACGTCGACGGCCCGGACGACGAGATCTTCGTGCGGGCCGTCGAGGAGAACATCGCGCACGGCCTGCCGTTGTCGCTGAGCGACCGCAAGGCCGCTGCGGCCCGGATCCTGGCGGTGCACCCGGAGTGGTCGGACCGCATGGTCGCCAAGACCGTGGGCCTCTCGCCGAAGACGGCCGGTGTGGTCAGGCGGCGTGCAGCCGAGGAGATTCCACAGTTGCACACGCGGATCGGCCAGGACGGGCGCAGTCGCCCGCTGCGCTCGGTCGAGCCGCGGCGGGTGGCCGCCGAACTCATCGCGAGCCATCCGGAGACCTCCCTGCGGGAGGTCGCCCGCCGCACCGGTGTCTCGATGGGGACGGCCCGTCGGGTGCGCCAGGAGCTGGCCGCCGGCGGCTCCGCGGGGCAGGAGCGGGTGGCGTCGACGCAGCGGGACGGGCGGACCATCGTCCAGGCGCTGGCGAACGATCCGTCGCTGAGGTTCTCCGAGGCCGGCCGGGGACTGCTCCGGCGGCTGACCGCGAACGCCATCGAACCGGCCGAGTGGGAGGAACTGCTCGCGGCGGTTCCGCCGCACTGCGTCGACCTGGTGGCGGAAATCGCCGCGGATTACGGCCGCGCCTGGAATCAGTTCGCCAAGAGCCTGCGGAGTGCCGAAAAGCGTCCGGCCATGGGCGCCTGA
- a CDS encoding DJ-1/PfpI family protein has product MTTYGLLLFDRAEELDFVGPWEVFTASAMLRAEAGHTDRAVLIAERPGPVRCSKGMRVLPDHTFDDHPPLDLLLVPGGQGTRTEVANPVLLEWIRKADAQAAWTAGVCTGALLLHEAGPARGRRVATHHAFEDTLQARGDITVVRDARYVIDGRLATSQGVSAGIDLALWLIGRLHGRDHARAVRRYIQYEPAPPYLADEPLAD; this is encoded by the coding sequence ATGACGACCTATGGACTGCTGCTGTTCGACCGTGCCGAGGAGCTCGACTTCGTCGGCCCCTGGGAGGTGTTCACCGCCTCCGCCATGCTCCGCGCCGAGGCCGGGCACACCGACCGGGCCGTGCTGATCGCCGAGCGCCCCGGCCCGGTGCGCTGCAGCAAGGGCATGCGGGTACTGCCCGACCACACCTTCGACGACCACCCGCCGCTGGACCTGCTGCTGGTCCCCGGCGGCCAGGGCACCCGCACCGAGGTGGCCAACCCGGTGCTCCTCGAGTGGATCCGCAAGGCCGACGCCCAGGCCGCCTGGACCGCCGGCGTCTGCACCGGCGCGCTGCTGCTGCACGAGGCCGGCCCGGCCCGGGGCCGCCGGGTGGCCACCCACCACGCCTTCGAGGACACCCTCCAGGCGCGCGGCGACATCACGGTGGTGCGCGACGCCCGGTACGTGATCGACGGTCGGCTCGCCACCAGCCAGGGCGTCTCGGCGGGCATCGACCTCGCGCTGTGGCTGATCGGCCGCCTGCACGGCCGCGACCACGCCCGCGCCGTGCGCCGCTACATCCAGTACGAGCCGGCCCCGCCGTACCTGGCCGACGAGCCGCTGGCGGACTGA
- a CDS encoding FxLYD domain-containing protein — protein sequence MNRSHAGNSTRHTTAGRLTAATALVLTAGAVAGLAACSSSSKTSSGGATSATPFSPATASFSGSVPSGVSSLASSAQAAVSSAASSVSAAAASFEASVSAAGAKAQASASAALADVTGTGNAVGDVTLTGVPKATSGGLNAVVVTITNSTSSAANYAVRIDFLDASGAKVDSTVVGVQHLAAGQKAQPVAFSTKDTDVALSAKVATAQRY from the coding sequence TTGAACAGAAGCCACGCAGGGAACTCCACACGCCACACGACGGCCGGCCGCCTGACGGCCGCGACGGCGCTGGTGCTGACGGCCGGCGCCGTCGCCGGGCTGGCGGCGTGCAGCAGCTCCTCCAAGACCTCCTCCGGCGGCGCCACCAGCGCCACCCCGTTCTCCCCGGCGACGGCCTCCTTCTCCGGCTCGGTGCCCTCCGGGGTCTCCTCGCTCGCCTCCTCCGCACAGGCCGCGGTCTCCTCGGCGGCCTCCTCGGTCTCGGCCGCCGCCGCCTCCTTCGAGGCCTCGGTCTCCGCGGCCGGGGCCAAGGCGCAGGCCTCGGCCTCGGCCGCGCTCGCCGACGTCACGGGCACCGGCAACGCGGTGGGCGACGTGACCCTGACGGGGGTGCCCAAGGCCACCTCGGGCGGGCTGAACGCGGTGGTCGTGACCATCACCAACAGCACCTCCAGCGCGGCGAACTACGCCGTGCGGATCGACTTCCTGGACGCCTCGGGCGCCAAGGTGGACAGCACCGTGGTGGGCGTCCAGCACCTGGCCGCCGGTCAGAAGGCGCAGCCGGTGGCGTTCAGCACCAAGGACACGGACGTCGCGCTGAGCGCGAAGGTCGCGACGGCGCAGCGCTACTGA
- a CDS encoding YhjD/YihY/BrkB family envelope integrity protein, whose translation MAPDRHGVRARVSSWSRSTRDYCGRTISDAERRMPVLTTLTGRLIAARIMESGTRLAAQIFLTAVPLLFVVAATAPNTVRTNLMHSVRTVFGLTGAGAEQLQALYATEGGNLRETTSVIGTIMVLLSATGSSRALARICQRAWDLGPSPTRVAIWRWFAWIITWLVVLVLQGPVRNGFGAGLWVGVPLSFLSSVCLWWWTQRLLLAGRVPWLPLLPAAVLTAAATAALSITAHLYIPRALNRSLAAYGALGSIFTLLSWLVAVCAVLTGALTIGATLAKETFLARYLGTPEDDPRERPPPVDPADE comes from the coding sequence ATGGCGCCCGATCGGCACGGTGTGCGCGCGCGGGTCTCCTCCTGGTCACGGTCGACGCGTGACTACTGCGGGCGCACGATCAGCGATGCCGAACGGCGGATGCCGGTGCTGACCACCCTGACGGGGCGTCTGATCGCCGCCCGCATCATGGAGTCCGGCACCCGGCTGGCCGCGCAGATCTTCCTGACCGCCGTCCCGCTGCTCTTCGTCGTCGCCGCCACGGCGCCCAACACCGTGCGCACCAACCTGATGCACTCCGTGCGCACCGTCTTCGGCCTCACCGGCGCGGGCGCCGAACAGCTCCAGGCGCTCTACGCGACCGAGGGCGGCAACCTGCGCGAGACCACCAGCGTGATCGGCACCATCATGGTGCTGCTCTCCGCGACCGGCTCCAGCCGCGCGCTGGCGCGGATCTGCCAGCGTGCCTGGGACCTGGGGCCGTCGCCCACCCGGGTCGCGATCTGGCGGTGGTTCGCCTGGATCATCACCTGGCTCGTGGTCCTGGTCCTGCAGGGTCCGGTGCGCAACGGCTTCGGGGCCGGGCTCTGGGTGGGGGTGCCGCTGAGCTTCCTGAGCAGCGTGTGCCTCTGGTGGTGGACCCAGCGCCTGCTGCTGGCCGGCCGGGTGCCCTGGCTGCCCCTGCTGCCCGCGGCGGTGCTCACCGCGGCGGCGACCGCCGCGCTGTCGATCACCGCCCACCTCTACATCCCGCGCGCGCTCAACCGGAGCCTGGCCGCGTACGGGGCGCTCGGGTCGATCTTCACCCTGCTGTCCTGGCTGGTCGCCGTCTGCGCCGTGCTCACGGGCGCGCTGACCATCGGCGCCACCCTCGCCAAGGAGACCTTCCTGGCGCGCTACCTCGGCACCCCCGAGGACGACCCGCGGGAGCGGCCACCGCCGGTGGACCCGGCGGACGAGTAG
- a CDS encoding CYTH domain-containing protein, whose protein sequence is MGTERERKFLVTGEDWRAEAVSAHRIRQGFLSRDLERVVRIRVVDDRAGYLTVKGARSGISRPEYEYPIPVADAIEMLDRMCLPGRIDKVRHVCGADGYQLTVDEFGGVHQGLLLAEVEYDEGVTDAVLPGWLGTEVTDDDRYSNAVLAAGAVPGAAGAPEPTRGSRS, encoded by the coding sequence ATGGGAACAGAGCGGGAGCGGAAGTTCCTGGTGACCGGGGAGGACTGGCGGGCCGAAGCCGTGTCGGCCCACCGGATCCGCCAGGGCTTCCTGTCGAGGGACCTCGAACGGGTCGTCCGGATCCGGGTGGTCGACGACCGCGCCGGGTACCTGACGGTCAAGGGGGCCCGCAGCGGCATCAGCCGCCCGGAGTACGAGTACCCCATCCCGGTGGCCGACGCGATCGAGATGCTCGACCGGATGTGCCTGCCGGGCCGGATCGACAAGGTGCGGCACGTCTGCGGAGCGGACGGCTACCAGCTGACGGTCGACGAGTTCGGCGGTGTCCACCAGGGCCTGCTCCTCGCCGAGGTCGAGTACGACGAGGGGGTCACCGACGCCGTGCTCCCCGGCTGGCTCGGCACCGAGGTCACCGACGACGACCGCTACTCCAACGCCGTGCTGGCCGCCGGGGCCGTGCCGGGCGCCGCGGGCGCACCGGAGCCGACCCGCGGGAGCCGGTCGTGA
- a CDS encoding GlxA family transcriptional regulator has product MAKSRIVFVIFDGFQPLDLVGPYEVFQHAGRQSGGFECQVVAPAAGPVRSAGGLPVHAEYGVADLDPRGTDTLVAVGGAGVDRARHQRALVDWVAAAGADARRVTSVCSGVFLLAAAGLVDDGCRVTTHWSRGEQLAREHPGLQVDCDPIFVRDGRVWTSAGVTAGMDLALALVEDDLGRAVAHAVAQELVLFLRRPGSQSQFSVPLWSRQPSSDPIRTAVAAIHADPGARHAVADLAAQAGLSPRHLQRRFTAELGAPPAGYVERVRVEAARRALAEGDDPLEAIARRYGFGTAETLRRSFHRQVGVTPSDYRDRFRTINPDPVPVPGPVPVPDPAPVPELRGSAT; this is encoded by the coding sequence GTGGCCAAATCCCGCATCGTCTTCGTGATCTTCGACGGCTTCCAGCCGCTCGACCTGGTCGGTCCGTACGAGGTGTTCCAGCACGCGGGCCGCCAGTCGGGCGGCTTCGAGTGCCAGGTGGTGGCGCCCGCCGCCGGGCCGGTGCGCTCGGCCGGCGGCCTGCCGGTGCACGCCGAGTACGGCGTGGCGGACCTCGATCCGCGGGGCACCGACACCCTGGTGGCGGTGGGCGGCGCGGGCGTCGACCGGGCCCGGCACCAGCGGGCGCTGGTCGACTGGGTCGCCGCCGCCGGCGCGGACGCCCGCCGGGTGACGTCCGTCTGCAGCGGGGTCTTCCTGCTGGCCGCCGCCGGCCTGGTCGACGACGGCTGCCGGGTCACCACGCACTGGTCGCGCGGTGAGCAACTCGCCCGCGAGCACCCCGGGTTGCAGGTGGACTGCGATCCGATCTTCGTGCGGGACGGGCGGGTGTGGACCTCGGCCGGGGTGACCGCCGGGATGGACCTGGCGCTCGCCCTGGTGGAGGACGACCTCGGCCGGGCGGTGGCCCACGCCGTCGCCCAGGAGCTGGTGCTCTTCCTGCGCCGCCCCGGCAGCCAGTCGCAGTTCAGCGTGCCGCTCTGGTCCCGTCAGCCGTCCAGCGATCCGATCCGCACCGCGGTGGCCGCGATCCACGCCGACCCCGGCGCCCGGCACGCCGTCGCCGACCTGGCCGCCCAGGCCGGGCTGAGCCCCCGTCACCTGCAGCGCCGCTTCACCGCCGAGCTCGGCGCCCCGCCGGCCGGCTACGTGGAGCGGGTGCGGGTGGAGGCGGCCCGCCGGGCGCTCGCCGAGGGCGACGACCCGCTGGAGGCGATCGCCCGCCGGTACGGCTTCGGCACCGCGGAGACGCTGCGCCGCTCCTTCCACCGGCAGGTCGGCGTGACGCCCTCCGACTACCGCGACCGCTTCCGCACCATCAACCCCGACCCCGTGCCCGTCCCCGGCCCGGTGCCCGTCCCCGATCCAGCCCCCGTCCCCGAGCTTCGAGGGAGCGCGACATGA
- a CDS encoding serine hydrolase domain-containing protein, producing MRSVRLIAAAASLTLAALAGIGPASADVPSAVAILQAGAKQGVLDGYPGEIGLVRQGDSTTYIHEGNGTVTGSVPADPQALFRIGSNTKAFVSTVLLQLEAEGRLSLDDSVAKWLPNAVTANGYDGSKITVRELLNHTSGLPDYLPLVALTWRANLNPNQSFAPQDLVNLALNSRKPTTAPGQQWAYSNTGYLLAGMVITAVTGNSPADEIQNRIITPLDLTHTSFPSGPGMSGTYLHGYQYVSDFLLLDSTVSDVQITGTAGAMVSNMDDLAAFSRALLTGKLLPPAQEAELKTGVPTDNTGTSYYGLGIVHSQMPCGTWAWSHNGSVLGYFSTWASNDDGTKQVVLVNNEYHLAQGTTGQRDTGTALMNAYCAL from the coding sequence ATGAGGTCCGTACGTCTGATCGCCGCCGCCGCGAGCCTGACCCTGGCCGCGCTGGCCGGCATCGGCCCGGCGAGCGCCGACGTGCCGAGCGCGGTCGCCATCCTGCAGGCCGGCGCCAAGCAGGGCGTCCTCGACGGGTACCCCGGCGAGATCGGTCTGGTCCGCCAGGGCGACAGCACCACCTACATCCACGAGGGCAACGGCACGGTCACCGGCAGCGTCCCCGCCGACCCGCAGGCACTGTTCCGGATCGGCAGCAACACCAAGGCGTTCGTCTCGACCGTGCTGCTCCAGCTGGAGGCCGAGGGCCGGCTGTCGCTGGACGACTCCGTCGCCAAGTGGCTGCCGAACGCGGTCACTGCCAACGGCTACGACGGTTCGAAGATCACCGTCCGGGAGCTGCTCAACCACACCTCCGGGCTGCCCGACTACCTGCCGCTGGTCGCCCTCACCTGGCGTGCCAATCTCAACCCGAACCAGTCCTTCGCGCCGCAGGACCTGGTGAACCTCGCCCTGAACTCCCGCAAGCCGACCACGGCACCGGGCCAGCAGTGGGCCTACTCCAACACCGGCTACCTGCTCGCGGGCATGGTGATCACCGCCGTCACCGGGAACAGCCCGGCCGACGAGATCCAGAACCGGATCATCACGCCGCTCGACCTCACCCACACCTCGTTCCCCAGCGGCCCGGGCATGTCCGGCACCTACCTGCACGGCTACCAGTACGTCTCGGACTTCCTCCTCCTCGATTCCACGGTCTCCGACGTGCAGATCACCGGCACGGCCGGGGCGATGGTGTCCAACATGGACGACCTGGCCGCCTTCAGCCGGGCGCTGCTCACCGGCAAGCTGCTGCCGCCCGCCCAGGAGGCCGAGCTCAAGACCGGGGTGCCCACCGACAACACCGGCACCTCCTACTACGGCCTCGGCATCGTCCACAGCCAGATGCCCTGCGGCACATGGGCCTGGTCGCACAACGGCTCCGTCCTCGGCTACTTCAGTACCTGGGCCAGCAACGACGACGGCACCAAGCAGGTGGTGCTCGTCAACAACGAGTACCACCTGGCCCAGGGCACCACCGGCCAGCGCGACACCGGCACGGCCCTGATGAACGCCTACTGCGCGCTCTGA
- a CDS encoding sensor histidine kinase, with protein sequence MATRRAPSALGTRVRQALQADTLLWTRNDALLCAGAACLDLLGYTLGGSADGRPVQAAGLVLTVLAVLPLLARRRWPLAAPAAVLAVNLLLNQGVSAAPHHFGASLALALFFVARAGRIAVTLAAAPATAAVTLIGRGQPFPPTLGDASSAVVAAALVVGTAAVVNYVQREQATKRKLLADRAVARERRRIARELHDIVAHHITTMQLMAGGARANLGGDTEVVREALVTLEGSGRLALREMRQLLDVLRAGDEAEEAPNAPQPGTGDLERIVQESRLGGLPVEFTVRGEQRALAPTLGLTVFRIVQEALTNARKHAGGQAQAYVQLTYRQDRITVEVRDTGPGVPTGVGAGRAGAAGPGPGRSGYGLIGMQERVALQGGTMVAGPLEHGGFRVAASLPVAPGEREELLG encoded by the coding sequence ATGGCCACGCGCCGGGCGCCGAGCGCGCTGGGCACACGGGTGCGGCAGGCGTTGCAGGCCGACACCCTGCTCTGGACCCGCAACGACGCGCTGCTGTGCGCCGGAGCGGCCTGTCTGGACCTGCTCGGCTACACGCTCGGCGGTTCGGCGGACGGCCGACCGGTCCAGGCGGCCGGCCTGGTGCTGACCGTGCTCGCCGTCCTGCCGCTGCTCGCCCGGCGCCGCTGGCCGCTGGCCGCGCCGGCGGCGGTGCTGGCCGTCAACCTCCTGCTCAATCAGGGCGTCTCGGCGGCGCCGCACCACTTCGGTGCCTCCCTCGCGCTGGCGCTGTTCTTCGTCGCGCGGGCCGGACGCATCGCGGTGACCCTGGCGGCCGCCCCGGCCACGGCCGCCGTGACGCTGATCGGCCGGGGGCAGCCGTTCCCGCCCACCCTCGGGGACGCGTCGAGCGCCGTGGTCGCCGCCGCGCTGGTCGTCGGCACGGCCGCCGTGGTCAACTACGTCCAGCGCGAGCAGGCCACCAAGCGCAAGCTGCTGGCCGACCGTGCGGTGGCCCGGGAACGCCGCCGCATCGCCCGGGAGTTGCACGACATCGTGGCGCACCACATCACCACCATGCAGCTGATGGCCGGCGGCGCGCGGGCCAACCTCGGGGGCGACACCGAGGTGGTGCGCGAGGCACTGGTCACCCTGGAGGGCTCGGGGCGCCTGGCGCTGCGCGAGATGCGCCAGCTGCTCGACGTGCTGCGGGCCGGTGACGAGGCCGAGGAGGCGCCGAACGCGCCGCAGCCGGGCACCGGGGACCTGGAGCGGATCGTCCAGGAGTCCCGACTCGGGGGCCTGCCCGTGGAGTTCACGGTGCGCGGCGAGCAGCGCGCGCTGGCGCCGACCCTGGGCCTGACCGTCTTCCGGATCGTCCAGGAGGCGCTGACCAACGCCCGCAAGCACGCCGGCGGCCAGGCGCAGGCCTATGTCCAGCTGACCTACCGCCAGGACCGGATCACCGTGGAGGTGCGCGACACCGGCCCCGGGGTGCCGACCGGGGTCGGGGCAGGCCGCGCCGGGGCGGCGGGCCCGGGGCCGGGGCGCAGCGGGTACGGTCTGATCGGAATGCAGGAACGCGTCGCCCTGCAGGGCGGCACCATGGTGGCCGGACCGCTGGAGCACGGCGGCTTCCGGGTGGCGGCCAGCCTGCCGGTGGCGCCGGGCGAGCGAGAGGAGCTGCTGGGATGA